In Tursiops truncatus isolate mTurTru1 chromosome 19, mTurTru1.mat.Y, whole genome shotgun sequence, a genomic segment contains:
- the RBM42 gene encoding RNA-binding protein 42 isoform X5 has translation MAGAGPAPGLPGAGGPVVPGPGAGIPGKSGEERLKEMEAEMALFEQEVLGAPVTGIPTAVPAVPTVPTVEAMQVPAAPVIRPIIATNTYQQVQQTLEARAAAAATVVPPMVGGPPFVGPVGFGPGDRSHLDSPEAREAMFLRRAGGPRPMALRPPHQALVGPPLPGPPGPPMMLPPMARAPGPPLGSMAALRPPLEEPAAPRELGLGLGLGLKEKEEAVVAAAAGLEEAGAAVAVGAGGTPAGPAVIGPSLPLALAMPLPEPEPLPLPLEVVRGLLPPLRIPELLSLRPRPRPPRPEPPPGLMALEVPEPLGEDKKKGKPEKLKRCIRTAAGSSWEDPSLLEWDADDFRIFCGDLGNEVNDDILARAFSRFPSFLKAKVIRDKRTGKTKGYGFVSFKDPSDYVRAMREMNGKYVGSRPIKLRKSMWKDRNLDVVRKKQKEKKKLGLR, from the exons ATGGCCGGGGCGGGGCCAGCCCCGGGACTCCCGGGTGCAGGAGGACCTGTGGTCCCGGGCCCTGGTGCTGGCATCCCGGGCAAGAGCGGCGAGGAACGCTTGAAGGAGATGGAGGCGGAGATGGCCCT gtttGAGCAGGAAGTTCTGGGGGCTCCGGTTACAGGAATCCCAACTGCTGTGCCTGCGGTGCCCACCGTCCCCACGGTAGAAGCAATGCAAGTCCCAGCAGCTCCTGTGATCCGCCCAATTATCGCCACCAACACATACCAGCAG GTCCAACAGACTCTGGAGGCCCGAGCAGCCGCTGCAGCCACAGTGGTTCCTCCCATGGTGGGTGGCCCACCTTTTGTGGGCCCAG TTGGCTTTGGTCCTGGTGATCGGAGTCACCTGGACAGTCCAGAGGCTCGAGAAGCCATGTTCCTGCGGCGAGCAG GTGGCCCCCGCCCTATGGCTCTGCGGCCCCCTCACCAGGCCCTCGTGGGCCCCCCTCTGCCTGGCCCCCCTGGACCACCTATGATGCTGCCACCGATGGCTCGGGCCCCAGGGCCCCCTCTTGGCTCCATGGCTGCTCTGAGGCCTCCTCTG GAAGAGCCAGCAGCACCCCGAGAGCTGGGCCTCGGCCTGGGGTTGGGCctgaaagagaaggaggaggctgTGGTGGCAGCAGCGGCCGGGCTGGAGGAGGCTGGCGCAGCGGTGgctgtgggggcagggggcacccCAGCTGGCCCTGCAGTCATTGGGCCCAGCCTGCCACTGGCCCTGGCCATGCCTCTGCCCGAGCCTGAGCCACTGCCCCTGCCACTGGAAGTTGTGCGAGGCCTACTGCCCCCGCTGCGCATTCCTGAGCTCCTGTCCCTGCGTCCGAGACCCCGGCCCCCTCGGCCTGAACCACCCCCTGGCCTCATGGCTCTTGAG GTCCCAGAGCCTCTAGGTGAggacaagaagaaaggaaagccaGAGAAATTGAAACGCTGCATTCGCACAGCAGCTGGGAGCAGCTGGGAGGACCCCAGCCTGCTGGAGTGGGATGCAG ATGACTTCCGAATCTTCTGTGGGGATCTGGGCAATGAGGTGAATGATGACATCTTGGCACGAGCCTTCAGCCGCTTCCCATCCTTCCTTAAGGCTAAGGTGATCCGCGACAAGCGCACGGGCAAAACCAAGGGCTATGGCTTCGTCAGCTTTAAGGACCCCAGCGACTATGTGCGCGCCATGCGTGAGATGAATG GGAAGTATGTGGGCTCACGCCCCATCAAGCTGCGCAAGAGCATGTGGAAGGACCGGAACCTGGACGTGGTGCGCaagaagcaaaaggagaagaagaaattgGGCCTGAGATAG
- the RBM42 gene encoding RNA-binding protein 42 isoform X4, with product MAGAGPAPGLPGAGGPVVPGPGAGIPGKSGEERLKEMEAEMALFEQEVLGAPVTGIPTAVPAVPTVPTVEAMQVPAAPVIRPIIATNTYQQVQQTLEARAAAAATVVPPMVGGPPFVGPVGFGPGDRSHLDSPEAREAMFLRRAAGGPRPMALRPPHQALVGPPLPGPPGPPMMLPPMARAPGPPLGSMAALRPPLEEPAAPRELGLGLGLGLKEKEEAVVAAAAGLEEAGAAVAVGAGGTPAGPAVIGPSLPLALAMPLPEPEPLPLPLEVVRGLLPPLRIPELLSLRPRPRPPRPEPPPGLMALEVPEPLGEDKKKGKPEKLKRCIRTAAGSSWEDPSLLEWDADDFRIFCGDLGNEVNDDILARAFSRFPSFLKAKVIRDKRTGKTKGYGFVSFKDPSDYVRAMREMNGKYVGSRPIKLRKSMWKDRNLDVVRKKQKEKKKLGLR from the exons ATGGCCGGGGCGGGGCCAGCCCCGGGACTCCCGGGTGCAGGAGGACCTGTGGTCCCGGGCCCTGGTGCTGGCATCCCGGGCAAGAGCGGCGAGGAACGCTTGAAGGAGATGGAGGCGGAGATGGCCCT gtttGAGCAGGAAGTTCTGGGGGCTCCGGTTACAGGAATCCCAACTGCTGTGCCTGCGGTGCCCACCGTCCCCACGGTAGAAGCAATGCAAGTCCCAGCAGCTCCTGTGATCCGCCCAATTATCGCCACCAACACATACCAGCAG GTCCAACAGACTCTGGAGGCCCGAGCAGCCGCTGCAGCCACAGTGGTTCCTCCCATGGTGGGTGGCCCACCTTTTGTGGGCCCAG TTGGCTTTGGTCCTGGTGATCGGAGTCACCTGGACAGTCCAGAGGCTCGAGAAGCCATGTTCCTGCGGCGAGCAG CAGGTGGCCCCCGCCCTATGGCTCTGCGGCCCCCTCACCAGGCCCTCGTGGGCCCCCCTCTGCCTGGCCCCCCTGGACCACCTATGATGCTGCCACCGATGGCTCGGGCCCCAGGGCCCCCTCTTGGCTCCATGGCTGCTCTGAGGCCTCCTCTG GAAGAGCCAGCAGCACCCCGAGAGCTGGGCCTCGGCCTGGGGTTGGGCctgaaagagaaggaggaggctgTGGTGGCAGCAGCGGCCGGGCTGGAGGAGGCTGGCGCAGCGGTGgctgtgggggcagggggcacccCAGCTGGCCCTGCAGTCATTGGGCCCAGCCTGCCACTGGCCCTGGCCATGCCTCTGCCCGAGCCTGAGCCACTGCCCCTGCCACTGGAAGTTGTGCGAGGCCTACTGCCCCCGCTGCGCATTCCTGAGCTCCTGTCCCTGCGTCCGAGACCCCGGCCCCCTCGGCCTGAACCACCCCCTGGCCTCATGGCTCTTGAG GTCCCAGAGCCTCTAGGTGAggacaagaagaaaggaaagccaGAGAAATTGAAACGCTGCATTCGCACAGCAGCTGGGAGCAGCTGGGAGGACCCCAGCCTGCTGGAGTGGGATGCAG ATGACTTCCGAATCTTCTGTGGGGATCTGGGCAATGAGGTGAATGATGACATCTTGGCACGAGCCTTCAGCCGCTTCCCATCCTTCCTTAAGGCTAAGGTGATCCGCGACAAGCGCACGGGCAAAACCAAGGGCTATGGCTTCGTCAGCTTTAAGGACCCCAGCGACTATGTGCGCGCCATGCGTGAGATGAATG GGAAGTATGTGGGCTCACGCCCCATCAAGCTGCGCAAGAGCATGTGGAAGGACCGGAACCTGGACGTGGTGCGCaagaagcaaaaggagaagaagaaattgGGCCTGAGATAG
- the RBM42 gene encoding RNA-binding protein 42 isoform X3 has translation MAGAGPAPGLPGAGGPVVPGPGAGIPGKSGEERLKEMEAEMALFEQEVLGAPVTGIPTAVPAVPTVPTVEAMQVPAAPVIRPIIATNTYQQVQQTLEARAAAAATVVPPMVGGPPFVGPVGFGPGDRSHLDSPEAREAMFLRRAAAAPQRAPILHPAFIPHVLQRAGGPRPMALRPPHQALVGPPLPGPPGPPMMLPPMARAPGPPLGSMAALRPPLEEPAAPRELGLGLGLGLKEKEEAVVAAAAGLEEAGAAVAVGAGGTPAGPAVIGPSLPLALAMPLPEPEPLPLPLEVVRGLLPPLRIPELLSLRPRPRPPRPEPPPGLMALEVPEPLGEDKKKGKPEKLKRCIRTAAGSSWEDPSLLEWDADDFRIFCGDLGNEVNDDILARAFSRFPSFLKAKVIRDKRTGKTKGYGFVSFKDPSDYVRAMREMNGKYVGSRPIKLRKSMWKDRNLDVVRKKQKEKKKLGLR, from the exons ATGGCCGGGGCGGGGCCAGCCCCGGGACTCCCGGGTGCAGGAGGACCTGTGGTCCCGGGCCCTGGTGCTGGCATCCCGGGCAAGAGCGGCGAGGAACGCTTGAAGGAGATGGAGGCGGAGATGGCCCT gtttGAGCAGGAAGTTCTGGGGGCTCCGGTTACAGGAATCCCAACTGCTGTGCCTGCGGTGCCCACCGTCCCCACGGTAGAAGCAATGCAAGTCCCAGCAGCTCCTGTGATCCGCCCAATTATCGCCACCAACACATACCAGCAG GTCCAACAGACTCTGGAGGCCCGAGCAGCCGCTGCAGCCACAGTGGTTCCTCCCATGGTGGGTGGCCCACCTTTTGTGGGCCCAG TTGGCTTTGGTCCTGGTGATCGGAGTCACCTGGACAGTCCAGAGGCTCGAGAAGCCATGTTCCTGCGGCGAGCAG CTGCGGCCCCCCAGAGGGCCCCTATTCTGCATCCAGCCTTCATCCCTCACGTGCTACAGAGAGCAG GTGGCCCCCGCCCTATGGCTCTGCGGCCCCCTCACCAGGCCCTCGTGGGCCCCCCTCTGCCTGGCCCCCCTGGACCACCTATGATGCTGCCACCGATGGCTCGGGCCCCAGGGCCCCCTCTTGGCTCCATGGCTGCTCTGAGGCCTCCTCTG GAAGAGCCAGCAGCACCCCGAGAGCTGGGCCTCGGCCTGGGGTTGGGCctgaaagagaaggaggaggctgTGGTGGCAGCAGCGGCCGGGCTGGAGGAGGCTGGCGCAGCGGTGgctgtgggggcagggggcacccCAGCTGGCCCTGCAGTCATTGGGCCCAGCCTGCCACTGGCCCTGGCCATGCCTCTGCCCGAGCCTGAGCCACTGCCCCTGCCACTGGAAGTTGTGCGAGGCCTACTGCCCCCGCTGCGCATTCCTGAGCTCCTGTCCCTGCGTCCGAGACCCCGGCCCCCTCGGCCTGAACCACCCCCTGGCCTCATGGCTCTTGAG GTCCCAGAGCCTCTAGGTGAggacaagaagaaaggaaagccaGAGAAATTGAAACGCTGCATTCGCACAGCAGCTGGGAGCAGCTGGGAGGACCCCAGCCTGCTGGAGTGGGATGCAG ATGACTTCCGAATCTTCTGTGGGGATCTGGGCAATGAGGTGAATGATGACATCTTGGCACGAGCCTTCAGCCGCTTCCCATCCTTCCTTAAGGCTAAGGTGATCCGCGACAAGCGCACGGGCAAAACCAAGGGCTATGGCTTCGTCAGCTTTAAGGACCCCAGCGACTATGTGCGCGCCATGCGTGAGATGAATG GGAAGTATGTGGGCTCACGCCCCATCAAGCTGCGCAAGAGCATGTGGAAGGACCGGAACCTGGACGTGGTGCGCaagaagcaaaaggagaagaagaaattgGGCCTGAGATAG
- the RBM42 gene encoding RNA-binding protein 42 isoform X1, which yields MAGAGPAPGLPGAGGPVVPGPGAGIPGKSGEERLKEMEAEMALFEQEVLGAPVTGIPTAVPAVPTVPTVEAMQVPAAPVIRPIIATNTYQQVQQTLEARAAAAATVVPPMVGGPPFVGPVGFGPGDRSHLDSPEAREAMFLRRAAAAPQRAPILHPAFIPHVLQRADSALSSTAGGPRPMALRPPHQALVGPPLPGPPGPPMMLPPMARAPGPPLGSMAALRPPLEEPAAPRELGLGLGLGLKEKEEAVVAAAAGLEEAGAAVAVGAGGTPAGPAVIGPSLPLALAMPLPEPEPLPLPLEVVRGLLPPLRIPELLSLRPRPRPPRPEPPPGLMALEVPEPLGEDKKKGKPEKLKRCIRTAAGSSWEDPSLLEWDADDFRIFCGDLGNEVNDDILARAFSRFPSFLKAKVIRDKRTGKTKGYGFVSFKDPSDYVRAMREMNGKYVGSRPIKLRKSMWKDRNLDVVRKKQKEKKKLGLR from the exons ATGGCCGGGGCGGGGCCAGCCCCGGGACTCCCGGGTGCAGGAGGACCTGTGGTCCCGGGCCCTGGTGCTGGCATCCCGGGCAAGAGCGGCGAGGAACGCTTGAAGGAGATGGAGGCGGAGATGGCCCT gtttGAGCAGGAAGTTCTGGGGGCTCCGGTTACAGGAATCCCAACTGCTGTGCCTGCGGTGCCCACCGTCCCCACGGTAGAAGCAATGCAAGTCCCAGCAGCTCCTGTGATCCGCCCAATTATCGCCACCAACACATACCAGCAG GTCCAACAGACTCTGGAGGCCCGAGCAGCCGCTGCAGCCACAGTGGTTCCTCCCATGGTGGGTGGCCCACCTTTTGTGGGCCCAG TTGGCTTTGGTCCTGGTGATCGGAGTCACCTGGACAGTCCAGAGGCTCGAGAAGCCATGTTCCTGCGGCGAGCAG CTGCGGCCCCCCAGAGGGCCCCTATTCTGCATCCAGCCTTCATCCCTCACGTGCTACAGAGAGCAG ATTCTGCTCTTTCTTCCACAGCAGGTGGCCCCCGCCCTATGGCTCTGCGGCCCCCTCACCAGGCCCTCGTGGGCCCCCCTCTGCCTGGCCCCCCTGGACCACCTATGATGCTGCCACCGATGGCTCGGGCCCCAGGGCCCCCTCTTGGCTCCATGGCTGCTCTGAGGCCTCCTCTG GAAGAGCCAGCAGCACCCCGAGAGCTGGGCCTCGGCCTGGGGTTGGGCctgaaagagaaggaggaggctgTGGTGGCAGCAGCGGCCGGGCTGGAGGAGGCTGGCGCAGCGGTGgctgtgggggcagggggcacccCAGCTGGCCCTGCAGTCATTGGGCCCAGCCTGCCACTGGCCCTGGCCATGCCTCTGCCCGAGCCTGAGCCACTGCCCCTGCCACTGGAAGTTGTGCGAGGCCTACTGCCCCCGCTGCGCATTCCTGAGCTCCTGTCCCTGCGTCCGAGACCCCGGCCCCCTCGGCCTGAACCACCCCCTGGCCTCATGGCTCTTGAG GTCCCAGAGCCTCTAGGTGAggacaagaagaaaggaaagccaGAGAAATTGAAACGCTGCATTCGCACAGCAGCTGGGAGCAGCTGGGAGGACCCCAGCCTGCTGGAGTGGGATGCAG ATGACTTCCGAATCTTCTGTGGGGATCTGGGCAATGAGGTGAATGATGACATCTTGGCACGAGCCTTCAGCCGCTTCCCATCCTTCCTTAAGGCTAAGGTGATCCGCGACAAGCGCACGGGCAAAACCAAGGGCTATGGCTTCGTCAGCTTTAAGGACCCCAGCGACTATGTGCGCGCCATGCGTGAGATGAATG GGAAGTATGTGGGCTCACGCCCCATCAAGCTGCGCAAGAGCATGTGGAAGGACCGGAACCTGGACGTGGTGCGCaagaagcaaaaggagaagaagaaattgGGCCTGAGATAG
- the RBM42 gene encoding RNA-binding protein 42 isoform X2, translating to MAGAGPAPGLPGAGGPVVPGPGAGIPGKSGEERLKEMEAEMALFEQEVLGAPVTGIPTAVPAVPTVPTVEAMQVPAAPVIRPIIATNTYQQVQQTLEARAAAAATVVPPMVGGPPFVGPVGFGPGDRSHLDSPEAREAMFLRRAAAAPQRAPILHPAFIPHVLQRAAGGPRPMALRPPHQALVGPPLPGPPGPPMMLPPMARAPGPPLGSMAALRPPLEEPAAPRELGLGLGLGLKEKEEAVVAAAAGLEEAGAAVAVGAGGTPAGPAVIGPSLPLALAMPLPEPEPLPLPLEVVRGLLPPLRIPELLSLRPRPRPPRPEPPPGLMALEVPEPLGEDKKKGKPEKLKRCIRTAAGSSWEDPSLLEWDADDFRIFCGDLGNEVNDDILARAFSRFPSFLKAKVIRDKRTGKTKGYGFVSFKDPSDYVRAMREMNGKYVGSRPIKLRKSMWKDRNLDVVRKKQKEKKKLGLR from the exons ATGGCCGGGGCGGGGCCAGCCCCGGGACTCCCGGGTGCAGGAGGACCTGTGGTCCCGGGCCCTGGTGCTGGCATCCCGGGCAAGAGCGGCGAGGAACGCTTGAAGGAGATGGAGGCGGAGATGGCCCT gtttGAGCAGGAAGTTCTGGGGGCTCCGGTTACAGGAATCCCAACTGCTGTGCCTGCGGTGCCCACCGTCCCCACGGTAGAAGCAATGCAAGTCCCAGCAGCTCCTGTGATCCGCCCAATTATCGCCACCAACACATACCAGCAG GTCCAACAGACTCTGGAGGCCCGAGCAGCCGCTGCAGCCACAGTGGTTCCTCCCATGGTGGGTGGCCCACCTTTTGTGGGCCCAG TTGGCTTTGGTCCTGGTGATCGGAGTCACCTGGACAGTCCAGAGGCTCGAGAAGCCATGTTCCTGCGGCGAGCAG CTGCGGCCCCCCAGAGGGCCCCTATTCTGCATCCAGCCTTCATCCCTCACGTGCTACAGAGAGCAG CAGGTGGCCCCCGCCCTATGGCTCTGCGGCCCCCTCACCAGGCCCTCGTGGGCCCCCCTCTGCCTGGCCCCCCTGGACCACCTATGATGCTGCCACCGATGGCTCGGGCCCCAGGGCCCCCTCTTGGCTCCATGGCTGCTCTGAGGCCTCCTCTG GAAGAGCCAGCAGCACCCCGAGAGCTGGGCCTCGGCCTGGGGTTGGGCctgaaagagaaggaggaggctgTGGTGGCAGCAGCGGCCGGGCTGGAGGAGGCTGGCGCAGCGGTGgctgtgggggcagggggcacccCAGCTGGCCCTGCAGTCATTGGGCCCAGCCTGCCACTGGCCCTGGCCATGCCTCTGCCCGAGCCTGAGCCACTGCCCCTGCCACTGGAAGTTGTGCGAGGCCTACTGCCCCCGCTGCGCATTCCTGAGCTCCTGTCCCTGCGTCCGAGACCCCGGCCCCCTCGGCCTGAACCACCCCCTGGCCTCATGGCTCTTGAG GTCCCAGAGCCTCTAGGTGAggacaagaagaaaggaaagccaGAGAAATTGAAACGCTGCATTCGCACAGCAGCTGGGAGCAGCTGGGAGGACCCCAGCCTGCTGGAGTGGGATGCAG ATGACTTCCGAATCTTCTGTGGGGATCTGGGCAATGAGGTGAATGATGACATCTTGGCACGAGCCTTCAGCCGCTTCCCATCCTTCCTTAAGGCTAAGGTGATCCGCGACAAGCGCACGGGCAAAACCAAGGGCTATGGCTTCGTCAGCTTTAAGGACCCCAGCGACTATGTGCGCGCCATGCGTGAGATGAATG GGAAGTATGTGGGCTCACGCCCCATCAAGCTGCGCAAGAGCATGTGGAAGGACCGGAACCTGGACGTGGTGCGCaagaagcaaaaggagaagaagaaattgGGCCTGAGATAG